One genomic segment of Desulforamulus reducens MI-1 includes these proteins:
- the dxs gene encoding 1-deoxy-D-xylulose-5-phosphate synthase — translation MTSILKNIASPKDLKNLSLKQLQSLALEIRETIIKTVSKTGGHLAPNLGVVELTIALHCVFDTSVDRIIWDVGHQSYVHKLLTGRLAQFSTLRQYGGLSGFPKPEESIHDAFATGHSSTSISAALGMALTRDLKGEKHSVVAVIGDGSLTGGMAFEALNYAGHLKTNMIVVLNDNEMSIAPNVGALSGYLSRLRTDPKYSKGKDEIADLLQKIPHGPKLLKVVDRLKDSVKYLVVPGMLFEELGFTYLGPVDGHDTKAVLTMLQQAKAVSGPVLVHVITKKGKGYLPAEQNPDRYHGVGPFDLETGTVVKSQGPPSYTEVFGETIVKLAKEDDRIIGITAAMPSGTGLNSFAKEFPKRYFDVGIAEQHAVTMAAGMAATGYRPIAAIYSTFLQRAYDQVLHDVCMQNLPVTFALDRGGLVGDDGPTHHGVFDISFLRNIPNLVMMSPKDENELQHMLKTAVTYNGPVAIRYPRGNGIGISMDEKLQCLPIGKGEVIREGNDVLLLAIGNMVQEALKAAESLSAQGIEATVINARYTKPLDEELILNYAGRIKNIVTIEEHVLAGGFGSSILELFESSGLTDVKMKRLGLPDEFIEHGTQNQLRAQYGLTSAGIVDTVLNHHIHKNRTRKEFL, via the coding sequence ATTACCTCAATATTAAAAAACATTGCTAGTCCAAAGGATCTAAAAAATTTAAGTTTAAAACAATTGCAAAGTTTAGCTTTAGAAATTAGGGAAACTATTATTAAAACTGTATCCAAAACGGGCGGTCATCTCGCCCCGAACCTGGGAGTTGTAGAACTGACCATTGCTTTACACTGTGTTTTTGATACTTCTGTAGATCGTATTATTTGGGATGTAGGACACCAAAGCTATGTTCATAAGCTGCTTACCGGACGACTGGCGCAGTTTTCGACCCTGCGACAGTATGGAGGCCTCAGTGGGTTTCCCAAACCCGAAGAAAGCATTCATGACGCCTTTGCCACAGGGCATAGTAGTACATCTATCTCCGCAGCCCTGGGAATGGCGTTAACTCGAGATTTAAAAGGCGAGAAGCATTCTGTTGTAGCGGTTATAGGTGATGGTTCTCTGACAGGTGGTATGGCCTTTGAGGCTCTGAATTATGCTGGTCACCTGAAGACCAATATGATTGTGGTTTTAAATGATAATGAAATGTCCATTGCACCCAATGTAGGTGCTTTATCCGGTTACTTGAGCCGATTAAGGACGGACCCTAAATATTCTAAGGGTAAGGATGAGATTGCGGATCTGTTACAAAAAATTCCCCATGGTCCCAAACTTCTTAAAGTGGTGGATCGGTTAAAAGATAGTGTAAAATACCTAGTGGTACCGGGGATGCTGTTTGAAGAACTAGGTTTTACCTACTTGGGTCCGGTGGATGGTCATGATACCAAGGCTGTGTTGACCATGTTGCAGCAGGCTAAGGCTGTCAGTGGCCCTGTTTTAGTACATGTTATAACCAAGAAAGGAAAAGGTTATCTTCCGGCGGAACAAAATCCGGACCGTTATCATGGAGTTGGTCCCTTCGACCTAGAAACCGGTACGGTGGTGAAATCCCAGGGACCACCTAGCTATACAGAAGTCTTTGGTGAAACCATTGTTAAATTAGCCAAAGAAGATGATCGAATTATTGGTATTACTGCAGCCATGCCTAGTGGGACAGGCCTGAATTCCTTTGCTAAAGAGTTTCCCAAAAGGTATTTTGATGTAGGTATTGCAGAGCAGCATGCCGTAACTATGGCCGCAGGAATGGCAGCAACAGGTTACCGCCCCATAGCTGCTATCTATTCAACTTTTTTGCAAAGGGCCTATGATCAGGTTTTACATGATGTATGCATGCAAAATTTACCAGTTACCTTTGCCCTGGATCGAGGCGGACTGGTGGGAGACGACGGACCTACGCACCATGGTGTTTTTGATATATCCTTTTTAAGAAACATCCCTAACCTAGTTATGATGTCGCCAAAGGATGAAAATGAGTTACAACATATGTTGAAGACGGCAGTAACCTATAACGGACCCGTGGCAATCAGATACCCCAGGGGTAATGGCATTGGGATTTCCATGGATGAAAAACTTCAATGTTTGCCCATAGGGAAAGGCGAAGTGATAAGAGAGGGAAACGATGTTCTGCTACTTGCCATCGGCAACATGGTACAGGAAGCACTCAAGGCTGCTGAGAGTTTAAGTGCCCAAGGCATTGAGGCTACTGTAATCAATGCCCGATATACAAAACCATTGGATGAAGAGCTTATCTTAAACTATGCTGGCAGAATTAAGAACATCGTAACCATTGAGGAGCACGTACTGGCAGGGGGCTTTGGTAGTTCGATTCTTGAACTGTTTGAATCCTCTGGCCTGACCGATGTAAAGATGAAACGGCTGGGTTTGCCTGATGAATTTATTGAACATGGAACACAAAATCAATTAAGAGCTCAATACGGGTTAACTTCGGCAGGGATTGTCGATACTGTTTTAAATCATCATATCCATAAAAATAGAACCCGTAAAGAATTTTTGTAA
- a CDS encoding TlyA family RNA methyltransferase, with protein MAVTKERLDVYLVNNGFFPSREKARAAVMAGLVFVDGERVDKPGHQVKAEVSIQVQGKTLPFVSRGGLKLEKAMKEFDIDLKDRVVIDIGASTGGFTDCALQNGARLVYAVDVGYGQLAWKLRSDPRVISMERTNIRYLEPEALTERPSFATVDVSFISLALVLPRVDLLTELVAEGIALIKPQFEAGRERVGKKGVVRDPEVHIEVIEKVLGVVHNLGWQAVGLAFSPVRGPEGNIEYLLYFTKGQQERGTAPNIRETVYSAHTTLE; from the coding sequence TTGGCTGTTACCAAAGAACGTTTAGATGTCTATCTCGTAAACAATGGTTTTTTTCCCAGTCGGGAAAAGGCCCGTGCCGCGGTGATGGCAGGGCTTGTTTTTGTTGATGGCGAACGGGTGGATAAGCCCGGACACCAGGTGAAAGCAGAGGTTTCTATACAAGTACAGGGCAAGACACTGCCCTTTGTTAGCCGTGGTGGCCTTAAGCTGGAAAAGGCCATGAAAGAGTTTGATATTGATTTAAAAGATCGGGTGGTCATCGATATTGGGGCATCCACCGGTGGTTTTACTGATTGTGCCTTGCAAAATGGAGCTAGGTTGGTCTACGCCGTTGATGTAGGCTATGGACAGTTAGCCTGGAAACTTAGATCTGATCCAAGGGTTATCAGTATGGAGCGGACCAATATTCGGTACTTGGAGCCCGAAGCATTGACGGAACGCCCCAGCTTTGCCACCGTCGATGTTTCCTTTATTTCGCTGGCCCTAGTTTTGCCTAGGGTAGATCTTCTGACTGAATTGGTGGCGGAAGGGATTGCTTTAATTAAACCCCAATTTGAGGCCGGCAGAGAACGGGTTGGCAAAAAGGGTGTAGTGCGTGATCCTGAAGTGCATATAGAGGTGATCGAGAAGGTCCTGGGAGTTGTGCACAATCTGGGATGGCAGGCGGTTGGACTTGCTTTTTCGCCTGTACGGGGTCCAGAAGGTAATATTGAATATTTACTGTACTTTACAAAGGGTCAGCAGGAAAGAGGAACTGCGCCCAATATTCGGGAGACTGTCTACAGTGCCCACACTACCCTTGAGTAA
- a CDS encoding NAD(+)/NADH kinase, producing MNTIGLVVNSSKGDVAKPVREVISWLAEQRIKVLYNEESAVLLGCPEEGISTRELGAQCDCIMVWGGDGTLLNCARQTASSGTPIFGVNLGRLGFLTEIDIPDLRERLQALIAGHFYIEERMMLEATVIRGGQVVDQAVCLNDAVVSKGASFRMVQLRILVNNEFVGSFAADGVIVASPTGSTAYSLAAGGPIISPDMEAMLITPICPHSLSNRPIVISPQSKVEVQVLPYVDKVGLNLDGQYGLPLREGDRILINRATVKARFLKIQKTGFYDVLREKLKEWQNGLD from the coding sequence TTGAACACAATCGGACTGGTGGTTAACAGCAGTAAAGGCGACGTAGCAAAACCAGTTAGGGAAGTGATATCTTGGCTGGCTGAGCAGCGTATAAAAGTTTTGTATAATGAAGAGAGTGCAGTATTATTGGGATGTCCAGAAGAGGGAATATCAACCCGAGAGCTGGGTGCCCAATGCGATTGCATTATGGTTTGGGGCGGGGATGGAACGCTGCTGAATTGTGCCAGGCAAACTGCCTCCAGTGGAACTCCGATTTTTGGCGTTAATTTAGGACGCCTGGGATTTTTAACGGAAATTGATATCCCCGATTTAAGGGAAAGGCTGCAAGCCTTAATTGCTGGACATTTTTATATAGAAGAAAGAATGATGTTAGAGGCTACCGTCATACGGGGTGGTCAAGTTGTAGACCAAGCGGTTTGTTTAAATGATGCAGTTGTTTCCAAGGGTGCTTCTTTTCGCATGGTTCAACTGCGCATTTTGGTCAACAATGAGTTCGTCGGGAGTTTTGCTGCGGACGGTGTCATAGTTGCCAGCCCCACAGGTTCAACAGCCTATTCACTGGCCGCTGGAGGACCCATCATATCACCGGATATGGAGGCCATGCTGATTACACCCATATGTCCTCACTCTTTATCAAACCGCCCCATTGTCATATCACCACAAAGTAAAGTGGAAGTTCAAGTATTACCCTACGTGGATAAGGTGGGGTTAAATTTAGACGGCCAGTATGGTTTACCCCTAAGGGAAGGTGACAGAATACTTATCAATAGGGCAACTGTAAAGGCTCGTTTTCTAAAAATCCAAAAAACAGGGTTCTATGATGTCCTGAGGGAAAAATTAAAGGAGTGGCAGAACGGCCTTGATTAA
- a CDS encoding class I SAM-dependent methyltransferase encodes MINWFMAAKLGHDFLAEILRNGDLAVDGTMGNGHDTLLLAQLVGSQGKVYAFDIQEQAIDNTRQRLVSQNLFDQRVKLIHDGHQNIKHYIEHPIRAAIYNLGYLPGGDHGVITKTETTLIALEHTLNLLSSGGRMVIVVYPGHPGGQQEKEAVEQMVSQLDSLHYKVLKMTLVNRPPSAPGVVLIEKVRE; translated from the coding sequence TTGATTAATTGGTTTATGGCTGCTAAACTTGGTCATGATTTTTTGGCAGAAATTTTGCGTAACGGAGACTTAGCTGTGGACGGAACAATGGGCAACGGTCACGATACTCTATTGCTAGCCCAACTGGTGGGGTCCCAGGGTAAAGTCTATGCCTTTGATATTCAAGAACAGGCCATTGATAATACTCGGCAAAGATTAGTTTCACAAAATCTGTTTGACCAACGGGTAAAGCTAATACACGATGGGCACCAGAATATAAAACATTACATCGAACATCCCATTCGTGCAGCAATTTATAATTTGGGTTATTTGCCCGGAGGGGATCATGGGGTTATTACAAAGACTGAAACAACATTGATAGCCCTTGAACATACCTTGAATTTGCTTAGTTCTGGCGGCAGAATGGTCATTGTTGTTTACCCAGGTCACCCGGGAGGCCAACAGGAAAAGGAAGCTGTAGAGCAAATGGTTTCACAACTGGATTCGCTTCATTATAAAGTTCTAAAAATGACCCTGGTTAACCGTCCTCCCTCAGCACCGGGGGTCGTTTTAATCGAGAAGGTGAGGGAATAA
- the argR gene encoding arginine repressor, producing the protein MKTQRQAKILELVRERTIETQEELAAALRAEGFEVTQATVSRDIKELSLIKIPGENNTSYYASPGEPMIRRGGEDRLRRLVRLSLSDINSSENLIIIKTPPGEAQGMASAIDHVHWPQIIGTVAGDDTILVIVKPKEATPEVVQRFLELARG; encoded by the coding sequence GTGAAAACACAACGGCAAGCTAAAATACTTGAATTAGTGCGAGAAAGAACCATTGAAACCCAGGAGGAACTGGCTGCGGCTTTAAGGGCAGAGGGCTTTGAAGTAACTCAAGCAACGGTATCCAGAGATATTAAAGAACTAAGTCTGATAAAAATTCCGGGGGAAAATAACACTTCCTATTATGCTTCCCCTGGTGAACCCATGATCCGAAGAGGTGGAGAAGATCGATTAAGACGGTTGGTTCGCTTATCACTAAGCGATATTAATTCTAGTGAAAACCTCATTATTATAAAAACACCGCCTGGGGAAGCTCAGGGAATGGCATCTGCCATTGATCATGTGCACTGGCCACAAATTATTGGCACAGTGGCAGGGGATGATACCATACTAGTTATTGTAAAACCAAAAGAAGCAACACCGGAGGTTGTACAGAGGTTCCTTGAATTAGCAAGGGGGTAA